Proteins from a genomic interval of Bacteroidota bacterium:
- the galE gene encoding UDP-glucose 4-epimerase GalE codes for MTNKKPKILVTGGCGYIGSHTIVDLLNHGFDAISIDSNMRSKAATTERIEAVTGKKIVNHPIDLCDKEAVRKIFKEEGKIDGIIHFAALKSVPESVNKPLLYYRNNLDSLLNLLELAEEFSIRDFVFSSSCSVYGNATELPVMETTPLGDAESPYARTKQMGEGIIHDFAKISEAGRYIMLRYFNPVGAHESGKLGEDSTDVVTAIVPRITGVAIGKFKDFTVFGNDYDTRDGTCVRDYIHVMDIANAHTKALQYLMENKNQENCEVFNLGTGNGVTVLEAIHSFEKVSGEMLNWKTGARRSGDVVAIYADNQKAKDKLGWKIERDLDLMMRTAWEWEKILAGRA; via the coding sequence ATGACGAATAAGAAACCAAAAATTCTAGTCACCGGTGGCTGTGGCTACATCGGCTCGCATACCATAGTAGATTTATTGAACCACGGCTTTGATGCCATCAGCATAGACAGCAATATGCGGTCGAAGGCGGCCACCACAGAGCGCATCGAGGCGGTTACCGGTAAAAAGATTGTCAACCACCCAATAGATTTGTGCGACAAGGAAGCCGTCCGTAAAATATTCAAAGAGGAAGGAAAGATAGACGGTATCATTCATTTTGCTGCTTTAAAATCGGTTCCCGAATCGGTGAACAAACCCTTGCTTTATTATCGCAACAACCTAGATTCATTGCTCAATCTTCTTGAACTTGCCGAAGAATTCAGCATCCGAGATTTTGTGTTTTCATCGTCCTGTTCGGTGTATGGCAATGCTACTGAATTGCCGGTTATGGAAACCACTCCCTTAGGTGATGCTGAATCTCCCTATGCGCGCACCAAGCAGATGGGCGAAGGCATCATACACGACTTTGCGAAGATTTCTGAAGCTGGAAGATATATTATGCTTCGCTATTTCAATCCGGTGGGCGCACATGAAAGCGGAAAACTGGGAGAAGATTCTACCGACGTGGTGACCGCCATCGTTCCCCGTATTACCGGTGTTGCGATTGGAAAGTTTAAAGATTTCACTGTTTTTGGAAATGACTACGATACCCGCGACGGCACCTGTGTTCGTGATTATATTCACGTGATGGATATTGCAAATGCACATACCAAAGCGCTACAATATCTGATGGAAAATAAGAATCAGGAAAACTGTGAGGTGTTCAATCTAGGCACCGGTAACGGAGTTACGGTACTGGAAGCCATCCATTCTTTTGAGAAAGTGAGCGGCGAAATGCTGAACTGGAAAACCGGAGCACGTAGGTCGGGTGATGTGGTTGCTATTTACGCAGACAATCAAAAAGCAAAAGATAAATTGGGTTGGAAAATTGAGCGCGACCTCGACCTCATGATGCGCACAGCTTGGGAGTGGGAAAAAATTCTCGCCGGTAGGGCGTGA
- a CDS encoding alpha/beta hydrolase, producing MLLEIKQEGRFKYAETGTGEVLLLLHGLFGALSNFEHLINSFSDRFRIIIPILPLYDLKPEQTNVDGMLDYIDGFIRHKEIDKLHLIGNSLGGHIAQLYYLLRPEKIKTMTLTASSGLFENTLGDAYPRKGDYEFVQKKTQTTFYDPKHATKELVDEVFEIVNNREKVLRLIFMAKSALRNNLREQIPGMKVPVCLIWGEDDTITPPFVGKEFHTLLPNSELHIIKQCGHAPMMEKPEEFNRLLEQFLNKWL from the coding sequence ATGTTGTTAGAAATTAAACAGGAAGGGCGGTTCAAATATGCCGAGACCGGCACCGGTGAGGTGCTGTTATTGTTGCATGGATTATTTGGTGCGTTAAGCAATTTTGAACATCTGATCAACAGTTTTTCGGATAGGTTCAGAATCATAATTCCGATATTGCCCCTGTATGATTTGAAGCCCGAGCAAACCAATGTAGATGGCATGCTCGATTATATTGACGGGTTCATCCGCCATAAAGAAATTGATAAGTTACATCTGATTGGCAACTCGTTGGGTGGGCATATCGCTCAGCTTTATTATTTGCTGCGGCCTGAAAAAATAAAGACCATGACGCTGACCGCCAGTTCCGGCTTGTTTGAAAACACTTTGGGCGACGCCTATCCCCGAAAGGGTGATTATGAATTTGTGCAGAAGAAAACACAGACTACATTCTATGATCCAAAACACGCTACTAAAGAATTAGTAGATGAGGTTTTTGAAATTGTAAACAATCGAGAAAAAGTGCTGCGCCTGATATTTATGGCCAAATCTGCCCTGCGAAATAATCTGCGCGAACAGATACCCGGCATGAAAGTACCGGTATGTCTGATTTGGGGCGAAGACGATACCATTACTCCGCCCTTTGTTGGAAAAGAGTTTCATACGCTGCTGCCCAATTCCGAATTACACATTATCAAACAATGCGGACATGCGCCCATGATGGAAAAGCCGGAAGAATTTAACCGCCTATTAGAACAGTTTTTGAATAAATGGTTATGA
- a CDS encoding methyltransferase, protein MKTKMPSSVFRFKKFEVEQGRCAMKVNTDGVLLGAWKNKGDATHILDIGTGTGVIALMMAQGNEGAQIDAIDIDEEAWRQAKENFGHSPWAERLTAFHSSLQNFLPNRKYDLIISNPPYFVNDFKSHRHQRNVARHGIELDYDDLLIGIKHLLSEEGKALLILPVANFPLFREKTTLRGLFVTTTTEVVAVKGMDPYVLMIQVERINSGTEKSTITIKKEDNTFTEAYKQLTRDFYLNF, encoded by the coding sequence TTGAAAACTAAAATGCCTTCGTCTGTTTTCCGGTTTAAAAAATTTGAGGTCGAGCAAGGCCGCTGTGCGATGAAGGTGAATACAGACGGCGTACTGTTGGGGGCTTGGAAGAATAAGGGCGATGCAACGCACATATTGGATATTGGCACCGGTACCGGTGTCATCGCCTTGATGATGGCGCAGGGAAATGAAGGGGCTCAAATTGATGCGATTGATATTGATGAAGAAGCCTGGAGGCAGGCAAAAGAGAATTTTGGTCACAGTCCCTGGGCAGAGCGGTTGACGGCTTTTCATTCCTCCTTGCAAAATTTTTTGCCGAACAGAAAATATGATTTAATCATTTCTAATCCCCCCTACTTTGTAAATGATTTTAAATCTCACCGCCATCAAAGAAACGTTGCCCGGCATGGAATCGAATTGGACTACGATGATTTGCTTATCGGCATCAAACACTTACTATCCGAAGAAGGCAAGGCGCTTTTGATTCTTCCTGTTGCCAATTTCCCGCTGTTTCGTGAAAAGACCACCCTGCGAGGATTATTTGTAACCACTACGACAGAGGTTGTGGCTGTAAAAGGAATGGATCCTTATGTGTTGATGATACAAGTGGAGCGAATTAACTCCGGAACAGAGAAAAGCACTATTACCATCAAGAAAGAGGATAATACGTTTACCGAAGCATATAAACAGTTGACCCGTGATTTCTATCTGAATTTTTGA
- a CDS encoding T9SS type A sorting domain-containing protein, with protein MEKEKVLKAFPNPASDVVTVDYGFTDWSKDGTVSMEIVNELGQVIHQQALPQYSGFQKLNISSYPSGIYTAYIKRNRSVVAVAKFAKQ; from the coding sequence GTGGAAAAGGAAAAAGTACTAAAAGCGTTTCCGAACCCAGCAAGCGATGTTGTAACAGTAGATTATGGTTTTACGGATTGGAGTAAAGACGGAACGGTAAGTATGGAGATAGTGAATGAATTAGGACAAGTGATACATCAACAAGCACTGCCTCAATACAGTGGTTTTCAGAAACTGAATATTTCTTCATACCCTTCGGGTATTTATACGGCTTATATCAAACGCAACCGTAGCGTAGTTGCGGTGGCCAAGTTTGCGAAGCAGTAG
- a CDS encoding OsmC family protein → MKRTATAVWSGTGKEGKGHLSSQSGVLAQNHYAWNTRFEESKGTNPEELIAAAHAGCFAMKLSFVLGEAGATAESIEASATVTLEGGSITTSHLVVKAKVPGITKEKFEECAQNAKANCPVSKVLNLAISMEAVLV, encoded by the coding sequence ATGAAAAGAACAGCTACTGCCGTTTGGAGCGGCACCGGAAAAGAAGGCAAAGGACACCTCAGCAGCCAAAGTGGCGTACTTGCTCAAAACCACTATGCCTGGAACACCCGCTTTGAAGAAAGCAAAGGTACCAACCCCGAAGAATTGATTGCCGCCGCTCATGCAGGATGCTTCGCCATGAAGCTGAGTTTTGTATTAGGTGAAGCCGGTGCCACCGCCGAATCTATCGAAGCCAGCGCCACCGTTACGCTCGAAGGCGGAAGCATTACAACTTCTCACCTTGTAGTGAAAGCCAAAGTGCCCGGCATCACCAAAGAAAAGTTTGAAGAATGTGCTCAAAATGCCAAAGCGAATTGTCCGGTCTCTAAAGTACTGAACCTCGCGATAAGCATGGAGGCCGTGCTGGTGTAG
- the metF gene encoding methylenetetrahydrofolate reductase [NAD(P)H]: protein MPKVTEHLAKAKSTLFSFEVLPPQKGKTIDDLLNVIEPLLEFKPPFIDVTYHREEIIYKKRPDGLVEEVPLRRRPGTVGICAAIRGRFNVDTVPHLVCGGFTPEETEDALFTLHYLGINNLMLLQGDSEKNSRASAVPKSGVHKHASELVLQVAEMNKGKFLHEETENEMKTNFCIGVAGYPEKHFESPNLNTDLNWLKHKVDAGTDYIVTQMFFDNKKFFNFVEKCRAKGIEVPIIPGIKPFSTKSQLHILPKMFHIDIPEALADAVEKCKDDKAVKQVGIEWAIQQSKELKAAKVPCLHYYTMSRSEATIEIARAIF from the coding sequence TTGCCTAAAGTAACCGAGCATCTGGCGAAAGCCAAATCCACCCTTTTCTCTTTTGAGGTCTTGCCTCCGCAAAAGGGAAAAACTATTGATGATTTGCTGAACGTCATTGAGCCATTGCTGGAGTTTAAACCTCCGTTCATTGATGTCACTTATCACCGCGAAGAAATTATTTATAAAAAAAGGCCGGATGGATTAGTAGAGGAAGTTCCTTTGCGCAGACGTCCGGGCACGGTGGGTATTTGCGCTGCCATCAGAGGCCGATTTAATGTGGATACGGTGCCTCATTTGGTCTGTGGTGGCTTTACGCCGGAGGAGACAGAAGACGCACTGTTCACCCTACATTATCTCGGCATCAACAACCTGATGCTGTTGCAGGGAGATTCAGAAAAGAATTCAAGGGCTTCGGCAGTTCCAAAAAGCGGGGTGCATAAACATGCTTCGGAATTAGTGCTTCAGGTAGCAGAAATGAATAAGGGCAAGTTTCTGCATGAAGAAACCGAAAATGAAATGAAGACAAATTTCTGTATCGGTGTGGCAGGCTATCCTGAAAAACACTTTGAATCACCCAACCTGAATACAGACTTAAATTGGTTGAAGCACAAAGTAGATGCGGGCACGGACTATATCGTAACGCAGATGTTTTTTGACAATAAAAAGTTTTTCAATTTTGTAGAAAAATGTCGTGCTAAAGGAATAGAGGTTCCGATTATTCCGGGGATTAAACCTTTTTCGACCAAATCACAGCTACATATTTTGCCGAAGATGTTTCATATTGATATTCCGGAGGCATTGGCGGACGCGGTGGAGAAATGCAAAGATGATAAAGCGGTGAAGCAAGTAGGTATTGAATGGGCTATTCAGCAATCGAAAGAATTGAAAGCCGCCAAAGTTCCTTGTCTGCATTATTACACGATGAGCCGCTCGGAAGCAACTATTGAAATTGCACGAGCCATTTTTTAA
- a CDS encoding phage holin family protein, translating to MIDFILKLILNALAVIITAYLLPGVHLTDFWYAVILAALLALLNVSVKPVLIFLTIPATIISLGLFLLVINAFIIIIASWILEPNFKVDGFWWALLFSILLSVIGSLFERLTIKAKHREDSVKVFDKDGNRIA from the coding sequence ATGATTGATTTTATTTTAAAGCTGATACTCAATGCACTGGCTGTCATCATTACGGCCTATCTACTACCGGGGGTTCATCTCACCGACTTTTGGTATGCGGTGATTCTAGCAGCCTTGCTGGCTCTGTTGAATGTGTCGGTCAAACCGGTACTTATTTTTCTGACTATTCCGGCCACTATCATTTCGCTGGGGCTGTTTCTGTTGGTCATCAACGCCTTTATCATCATTATCGCTTCTTGGATTTTGGAACCGAATTTCAAGGTAGATGGATTTTGGTGGGCATTGCTGTTCAGCATACTGCTTTCGGTTATCGGCAGCTTGTTTGAGCGTTTGACAATTAAAGCGAAGCATCGCGAAGATTCTGTTAAGGTATTCGATAAGGACGGTAACCGGATTGCGTAA
- a CDS encoding T9SS type A sorting domain-containing protein, which produces MEKNIEEYQSRPAEHNAERSLIVTIPVVFHVIHSGQPLGTGVNILDAQLLSQLEVLNTCFRKRNSDAALIPSWFKNRAADMDIEFCLARFDPAGNPTSGITRHDFTNISNQNYFDNVIKPATIWDADKYLNIWTTELLPPLLGYSTFPCLFPKNQDGVVLDYRMVGKTPVNPFPGNKNLGKTGVHEVGHWLGLFHNFQDSCAGGTPQTCSLDGDRVCDTPPEKEATYGKPNLLQNTCTETPVDDYDMWMNYMDYPDDDQVWMFTYGQKERIKAVLNNCRLSIQSALGCTDQTINFPYSGQVVDMQTSSGVSNAKILFDGPLKFEATADAGGVFSIPNLVEGYYDVYAGSWGYRTKLDTIHAYFDSGTGFRTIRLQGNHYYDDFLFDFGWTKSNTASSGFWVRENPIGTYFGGSLANPSSDLPDDFGLKCYVTGNGAANPLADGVNNGSVSLITPSFDVTGFADPYIHYSRWYFNGGMVPSGDNMLVRLTDGLNTVTIETIDTSNQPTNIWTEKVFRIADFLTPGNNMRVNFVVNDVPGSSQNIVEGGLDRFQITEGPVGVKNIDGGETKMNVRLYPNPSTGRTILEFGLNKPEPVTVKVYNLIGEEILRQESMDSKVGRFSLDFSGYASGLYFVSVSTTHSEKILKFSLQR; this is translated from the coding sequence ATGGAAAAAAATATAGAGGAATATCAGAGTCGTCCGGCAGAACACAATGCAGAACGAAGCTTGATTGTGACTATACCAGTAGTGTTCCACGTCATTCACAGTGGCCAACCTTTAGGTACGGGTGTAAATATTTTGGACGCACAATTGCTTTCACAATTAGAAGTATTGAATACCTGCTTTCGGAAAAGAAATTCGGATGCCGCATTGATTCCAAGTTGGTTCAAGAATAGAGCCGCCGATATGGATATTGAATTTTGCCTTGCTCGATTTGATCCTGCAGGAAATCCTACCTCTGGAATTACCCGACACGACTTTACCAATATCAGCAACCAAAATTATTTTGATAATGTGATCAAACCTGCTACCATTTGGGATGCGGATAAATATCTGAACATCTGGACAACAGAACTCTTGCCTCCGCTGTTGGGCTATTCCACCTTTCCCTGCTTGTTTCCAAAGAATCAGGATGGTGTAGTACTTGATTATCGCATGGTAGGCAAAACACCGGTTAATCCTTTTCCGGGCAATAAAAATTTGGGTAAAACGGGAGTACATGAGGTGGGTCACTGGTTGGGTTTGTTTCACAACTTTCAAGATAGTTGTGCCGGAGGGACACCTCAAACTTGTAGCCTAGACGGTGACCGCGTATGCGATACGCCGCCAGAAAAAGAGGCAACCTATGGCAAACCAAATTTGCTTCAAAACACTTGTACAGAAACACCGGTGGATGATTATGATATGTGGATGAACTATATGGACTACCCGGATGATGATCAGGTTTGGATGTTCACCTACGGGCAAAAAGAACGAATCAAGGCGGTGCTCAATAATTGTCGTCTTTCTATTCAATCTGCTTTAGGCTGTACCGATCAGACTATTAATTTTCCTTATAGTGGTCAGGTAGTAGATATGCAAACATCTTCAGGAGTTTCGAACGCAAAAATATTGTTTGATGGGCCGCTGAAATTTGAGGCAACGGCAGATGCAGGTGGTGTTTTTTCTATCCCCAATCTGGTAGAAGGATATTATGATGTGTATGCCGGAAGTTGGGGCTATCGGACCAAACTGGATACGATTCACGCCTATTTCGACTCGGGTACCGGTTTCCGCACGATTCGACTTCAGGGAAATCATTATTACGATGACTTTCTTTTCGATTTCGGCTGGACCAAATCTAACACGGCCTCTTCCGGATTCTGGGTGCGTGAGAATCCAATCGGGACTTACTTTGGTGGTAGCTTGGCTAATCCCTCTTCAGACCTGCCCGATGATTTCGGTTTAAAATGCTACGTAACCGGTAACGGTGCGGCGAACCCATTAGCCGACGGAGTAAACAATGGTTCTGTGTCCTTGATTACCCCTTCGTTTGATGTTACAGGCTTTGCAGATCCATATATTCATTATTCACGCTGGTATTTTAACGGAGGCATGGTGCCTTCCGGCGATAATATGTTGGTTCGATTGACAGATGGTCTAAATACTGTAACGATTGAAACCATAGATACTTCAAATCAGCCAACCAATATTTGGACTGAAAAGGTCTTTCGAATAGCTGATTTTTTAACACCGGGTAATAATATGCGAGTGAACTTTGTTGTAAATGATGTTCCCGGTAGTAGTCAGAATATTGTAGAAGGTGGCCTCGACCGGTTTCAAATTACAGAAGGCCCGGTTGGAGTAAAAAATATTGATGGAGGAGAGACCAAGATGAATGTTCGGCTATATCCAAATCCTTCGACCGGAAGGACGATATTAGAATTTGGTTTAAATAAACCGGAACCGGTTACCGTAAAAGTTTACAATTTGATAGGAGAAGAAATATTGCGTCAGGAAAGTATGGATTCTAAAGTTGGAAGATTTTCATTAGACTTTTCCGGCTATGCTTCGGGTTTATACTTTGTTTCCGTTAGCACCACACATTCAGAAAAAATCTTAAAATTTTCTCTACAACGATAA
- a CDS encoding endonuclease/exonuclease/phosphatase family protein, whose translation MKQILLVFGILVLAAVVYVGGMILFGVLTKFRPKPVEDIAVNMENPSFHQPVVIEDSVLSLLIWNIGYAGLGAETDFFYDGGKMVTAPKAQVTKDLEGIKKYLVENRKTDFILLQETDRKSKRSWKTDQVKEIQKQLPEHVSAFAPNFDVKFLPFPFTNPIGEVFGGLQSLSRYLPSESQRISLPGISDFPRRYFYLDRCLLLQRFPVKNGKNLVVINTHFEAYDKGGTVKVEQRALTKKIMEDEYAKGNYVIVGGDWNIAPPGFNVHQWEKQKEEDELYLMNNDSIYIPGWSYVYDPAIPSNRKNNFPYDPTTTFTTVIDYYFVSPNIEVLQVKTSDMQFAYSDHQPVKMDIKLK comes from the coding sequence ATGAAACAGATACTACTCGTTTTCGGAATCTTGGTTTTGGCAGCGGTCGTTTACGTTGGAGGCATGATATTATTTGGCGTGCTCACCAAATTCCGGCCCAAACCGGTGGAAGATATCGCGGTTAACATGGAGAATCCTTCCTTTCATCAACCGGTGGTGATTGAAGATTCTGTGCTTAGCCTTTTGATTTGGAATATCGGCTATGCCGGTCTGGGTGCTGAAACTGATTTCTTTTATGATGGAGGTAAAATGGTGACCGCCCCTAAGGCACAAGTAACCAAGGACCTAGAAGGCATAAAAAAATATCTCGTCGAGAACCGCAAAACAGATTTTATCCTTTTGCAGGAGACCGACCGGAAGAGTAAAAGAAGTTGGAAAACAGATCAGGTGAAAGAAATTCAAAAACAATTGCCCGAACATGTTTCGGCCTTTGCACCAAATTTTGATGTTAAGTTTTTGCCCTTTCCATTCACTAATCCTATCGGTGAAGTGTTTGGCGGCTTGCAGTCTCTCAGTCGTTACCTGCCTTCAGAATCACAGCGCATATCCCTACCCGGCATCTCAGACTTTCCCCGCCGCTACTTTTACTTAGACCGATGCCTATTGTTGCAGCGCTTTCCGGTTAAGAATGGAAAGAATCTCGTAGTCATAAATACACATTTCGAGGCTTATGATAAAGGAGGGACAGTGAAGGTAGAGCAAAGAGCGCTGACTAAGAAAATAATGGAAGACGAGTATGCCAAAGGAAACTATGTGATAGTCGGTGGCGACTGGAACATCGCTCCTCCGGGCTTTAATGTACATCAATGGGAAAAGCAGAAAGAGGAAGATGAACTTTATCTCATGAACAATGACTCTATCTACATACCCGGATGGTCTTATGTTTATGACCCTGCTATTCCTTCCAACCGGAAAAACAATTTTCCCTATGACCCAACAACAACTTTCACGACGGTAATTGACTATTATTTTGTTTCTCCAAATATCGAAGTGCTGCAAGTGAAAACCAGCGATATGCAGTTTGCCTACTCAGATCATCAACCGGTGAAGATGGATATCAAGTTGAAGTAA
- a CDS encoding alpha/beta hydrolase has translation MNHFEWSWTQEGVKFYAQGWSPPQTKGVVCLIHGFNEHSGRYRHVAERLCQAGYAMLSFDEFGHGRTEGKRGYAPSYDAMLDSVKIILDEANTRFPNTPIFLYGHSMGGAIVVNFILKRSSAIKGAIATAPLFKLAFEPPAFKVFLAWMMKSIYPKFSEKANLDADAISRDKEEVRKYIADPYNHGRITAGLFFGMHKAGKWALAHAGELKTPLLIMHGTADRLTSYEASKEFSEKASDQFLTFKSWEGYYHELHNEPEPDRTEVVNYIIKWLEAY, from the coding sequence ATGAATCACTTTGAATGGAGTTGGACACAAGAAGGCGTGAAGTTCTATGCTCAGGGATGGAGCCCGCCGCAGACCAAAGGAGTGGTTTGCCTGATACACGGATTTAATGAGCACAGCGGAAGATATCGGCATGTGGCGGAGCGATTATGCCAAGCGGGATATGCGATGCTGAGCTTTGATGAATTCGGTCATGGCAGAACAGAGGGCAAACGCGGATATGCGCCCTCCTATGATGCAATGCTTGATTCAGTAAAGATAATTTTAGACGAAGCCAATACCCGCTTTCCAAACACGCCCATATTTTTGTATGGGCACAGCATGGGCGGTGCGATTGTGGTGAACTTTATTTTAAAACGATCGTCAGCGATAAAAGGTGCCATTGCCACCGCGCCTTTATTCAAGCTGGCTTTTGAGCCACCCGCTTTCAAGGTGTTCTTAGCATGGATGATGAAAAGCATTTACCCAAAATTTTCGGAGAAGGCTAACTTAGATGCAGATGCTATTTCGCGAGATAAAGAAGAAGTTCGGAAGTATATTGCCGACCCCTATAATCACGGCCGGATTACCGCAGGGCTTTTCTTTGGTATGCACAAAGCGGGTAAATGGGCTTTGGCTCATGCCGGCGAATTAAAAACTCCTTTGTTGATCATGCACGGCACTGCCGACCGGTTGACCTCGTATGAAGCCTCTAAAGAATTTTCGGAAAAGGCTTCAGACCAATTCCTCACCTTCAAAAGTTGGGAAGGCTATTATCATGAGCTTCACAACGAGCCAGAGCCGGACCGCACCGAGGTAGTGAATTATATTATCAAATGGCTCGAGGCATATTGA
- a CDS encoding YdcF family protein: MKKPLYLVLLLLFLSVGFFVLRHPILRSFVTFLIHEDSLQHADVMIVLSGGGFDRGNEAAKVYEQGFAPRIICTGGNPVIEMKVFGIDTLESDMTAANLRHHHIPDSVIIELREGTSTKEEAAVILNYCQSNAIKRVILITSLLHTGRARNTFYKQLHPHNIEVMMHGAPSSRFDEMYWWQSEDGLIAVNNEWIKQLYYWIKIRS, translated from the coding sequence ATGAAGAAACCGCTCTATTTAGTTTTGTTGCTGTTGTTTTTGTCTGTGGGATTTTTCGTTCTGCGCCATCCTATCCTGCGCTCCTTTGTCACCTTCTTGATTCATGAGGATTCCTTGCAGCACGCCGACGTCATGATTGTTCTTTCGGGAGGGGGATTCGACCGTGGGAACGAAGCGGCGAAAGTATATGAGCAGGGTTTTGCACCTAGAATTATCTGCACGGGTGGCAATCCGGTAATTGAAATGAAAGTATTTGGAATTGATACCTTGGAAAGTGATATGACCGCCGCCAACCTTCGGCATCATCATATTCCCGATTCGGTCATCATTGAATTGCGCGAAGGAACCAGCACGAAAGAAGAAGCAGCGGTTATTCTGAATTATTGCCAATCAAACGCTATTAAACGAGTGATTCTAATTACTTCTTTACTCCATACAGGCCGAGCAAGGAATACTTTTTATAAACAATTACACCCACACAATATTGAGGTCATGATGCACGGTGCTCCCAGTTCTCGTTTTGACGAAATGTATTGGTGGCAAAGTGAAGACGGATTGATTGCCGTGAACAATGAGTGGATTAAACAGTTGTATTACTGGATCAAAATCCGAAGTTGA